One segment of Primulina tabacum isolate GXHZ01 chromosome 6, ASM2559414v2, whole genome shotgun sequence DNA contains the following:
- the LOC142548511 gene encoding serine/threonine-protein kinase CTR1-like isoform X1: MGMPGRRSNYTLLSQIPDESLYQPPISAAGGGVMVQQPSYYEPQSGDNNKQKMDRTAFDWYPIDQRMIQAQPPQNRIGTTVFPSSFGLQRQSSGSSFGESSISGDYYVPSLSNPEVTSGSLNDGGGEFWVKAVELSGGGGGESSSSKSWAQQTEESYQLQLVLALRLSSEATCADDPNFLDPTPDESTSRASSFSASAEAISHRFWVNGCLSYFDKVPDGFYSIRGMDPYVWAVCSDLQESGRMPSLESLKSIDFDSVSSVEVISVDRRGDPSLRELQNRIHNMSSSSITPKEVVDHISKLVCNHMGGATSNGEDDLISIWKESSDDLKDCLGSIVLPIASLSVGLCRHRALLFKVLADIIGLPCRIAKGCKYCTREDASSCLVRFGLDREYLIDLVEKPGCLCEPDSLLNGPSSISISSPLRFPRFRQVEPTIDFRSLAKLYFSDFQSLNLVFDDSLPVSIFWTAGTVVDGDNGDSKYPKHLDRSHTDRNSSSPSTSNLDLPPFPTNSWIKVRDKELLLSKPSDAHNLVSSMDTVKDSVPFQNIGLLGNRDGLPFTGLMNARISKSKEAGFVEAQVFPTKSISDFPFDTEDLNIPWSDLIIKETIGAGSFGIVYRAEWNDSEVAVKILMEQDLHAERFKEFLREVAIMKRLRHPNIVLFMGAVTEPPNLSIVTEYLSRGSLYKLLHKPGAREALDEKRRLSMAFDVAKGMNYLHKRNPPIVHRDLKSPNLLVDRKYTVKVCDFGLSRLKANTFLSSKSAAGTPEWMAPEVLRDEPSNEKSDVYSFGVILWELATLQQPWGHLNPAQVVAAVAFKSKRLEIPHDTNPQVAAIIEACWTNEPWKRPSFSNIMESLRTLIKCPATTQPSRAEMSLLS; encoded by the exons ATGGGAATGCCTGGCAGACGATCGAATTATACTTTGTTAAGTCAAATTCCTGACGAATCACTGTACCAGCCACCTATATCTGCCGCAGGTGGAGGAGTAATGGTGCAGCAGCCGTCTTACTACGAGCCTCAATCTGGAGATAATAATAAACAGAAGATGGACAGGACTGCATTTGACTGGTATCCGATTGATCAGCGGATGATTCAAGCGCAGCCACCGCAAAACCGGATCGGAACGACGGTGTTTCCTTCGTCTTTTGGGTTGCAGAGGCAGTCTAGCGGGAGTAGCTTTGGTGAGAGCTCAATTTCTGGAGATTATTACGTTCCTTCTCTGTCGAACCCCGAGGTGACGTCGGGTAGCTTGAATGACGGTGGCGGCGAGTTCTGGGTGAAGGCGGTGGAGCTATCCGGTGGAGGTGGTGGAGAGTCGTCGTCTTCGAAGAGCTGGGCGCAGCAGACGGAGGAGAGTTACCAATTGCAACTGGTTCTAGCTCTTCGTCTCTCCTCAGAAGCTACCTGTGCTGATGACCCTAATTTCTTGGATCCTACTCCCGACGAATCCACATCACGCGCTTCCTCTTTCTCCGCTTCCGCTGAGGCCATTTCCCATCGGTTTTGG GTAAATGGCTGTTTATCATACTTTGATAAAGTTCCCGATGGATTTTACTCTATTCGTGGGATGGATCCCTATGTTTGGGCAGTGTGCTCTGATCTTCAGGAAAGTGGCCGTATGCCATCTCTTGAATCACTGAAATCTATTGATTTTGACAGTGTCTCTTCAGTTGAAGTGATTTCAGTTGATCGAAGAGGTGATCCCAGCTTAAGAGAGCTACAGAATCGGATTCATAACATGTCATCTAGTAGCATCACCCCCAAGGAAGTTGTTGACCATATTTCAAAGCTAGTTTGCAATCATATGGG GGGTGCTACTTCTAATGGCGAAGATGACTTAATATCCATATGGAAAGAGAGCAGCGATGACTTAAAAGATTGTTTGGGGTCAATTGTGCTCCCCATTGCTAGCCTGTCAGTTGGGCTATGTAGACATCGTGCGCTGCTATTCAAG GTTTTAGCTGATATTATTGGTTTACCATGCCGAATTGCAAAAGGATGCAAGTATTGTACCAGAGAAGATGCTTCCTCATGTCTTGTTCGATTTGGTCTTGATAG GGAATATCTTATTGATTTGGTTGAGAAACCAGGATGCTTATGTGAGCCTGATTCGCTGCTAAATGGTCCTTCCTCTATCTCAATTTCTTCACCATTACGCTTTCCACGATTCAGACAGGTGGAACCAACAATTGATTTCAGGTCACTGGCGAAACTGTATTTCTCAGACTTTCAGTCCCTCAATCTCGTGTTTGACGATTCTTTACCAG TTTCCATTTTTTGGACAGCTGGAACTGTTGTTGATGGAGACAACGGTGATTCCAAGTATCCCAAGCACTTAGACAGATCTCATACTGATAGAAACAGCTCTTCTCCCAGCACAAGTAATCTTGATTTGCCGCCATTTCCCACAAATTCGTGGATTAAGGTTCGTGACAAGGAACTATTGCTTTCCAAACCATCTGATGCCCATAATTTGGTGAGCTCCATGGACACCGTCAAAGACTCGGTTCCTTTCCAGAACATTGGTCTATTGGGGAATAGAGATGGTCTGCCATTTACTGGTTTGATGAATGCAAGAATAAGTAAAAGTAAAGAAGCAGGATTTGTTGAAGCACAAGTTTTTCCAACGAAATCTATTAGCGACTTCCCATTTGACACTGAAGATCTGAACATTCCCTGGAGTGATCTTATTATAAAGGAGACCATTGGGGCAG GTTCGTTTGGTATAGTTTATCGTGCTGAGTGGAATGATTCA GAAGTTGCCGTGAAAATACTCATGGAACAAGACTTGCATGCAGAGAGATTCAAGGAATTTTTACGAGAG GTGGCAATAATGAAAAGATTGCGTCATCCAAATATTGTGCTTTTTATGGGTGCTGTAACTGAGCCCCCAAACCTGTCCATAGTTACGGAATATTTATCAAG AGGTAGTTTATACAAACTTTTGCATAAACCTGGTGCAAGAGAAGCGTTGGATGAGAAACGGCGATTGAGTATGGCTTTTGATGTG GCAAAAGGGATGAACTATCTTCATAAACGCAATCCTCCCATTGTTCATCGAGACCTGAAATCTCCTAATCTTTTAGTTGACAGAAAGTACACAGTGAAG GTCTGTGATTTTGGTCTTTCAcgtctaaaagcaaatacattTCTTTCGTCAAAATCTGCCGCTGGGACT CCTGAGTGGATGGCACCTGAAGTTCTCCGTGATGAGCcatcaaatgaaaaatcagaTGTATACAGTTTTGGTGTGATCCTATGGGAGCTGGCAACATTGCAGCAACCCTGGGGCCACTTGAATCCAGCACAG GTTGTAGCAGCTGTTGCTTTTAAGTCAAAAAGGCTTGAAATTCCACATGATACAAATCCTCAAGTAGCAGCTATAATTGAAGCCTGCTGGACCAA TGAGCCATGGAAACGCCCCTCTTTTTCCAATATCATGGAATCTTTGAGAACATTGATCAAGTGTCCTGCAACTACACAGCCTAGTCGTGCAGAAATGTCGTTGCTTTCGTGA
- the LOC142548511 gene encoding serine/threonine-protein kinase CTR1-like isoform X2: protein MGMPGRRSNYTLLSQIPDESLYQPPISAAGGGVMVQQPSYYEPQSGDNNKQKMDRTAFDWYPIDQRMIQAQPPQNRIGTTVFPSSFGLQRQSSGSSFGESSISGDYYVPSLSNPEVTSGSLNDGGGEFWVKAVELSGGGGGESSSSKSWAQQTEESYQLQLVLALRLSSEATCADDPNFLDPTPDESTSRASSFSASAEAISHRFWVNGCLSYFDKVPDGFYSIRGMDPYVWAVCSDLQESGRMPSLESLKSIDFDSVSSVEVISVDRRGDPSLRELQNRIHNMSSSSITPKEVVDHISKLVCNHMGGATSNGEDDLISIWKESSDDLKDCLGSIVLPIASLSVGLCRHRALLFKVLADIIGLPCRIAKGCKYCTREDASSCLVRFGLDREYLIDLVEKPGCLCEPDSLLNGPSSISISSPLRFPRFRQVEPTIDFRSLAKLYFSDFQSLNLVFDDSLPAGTVVDGDNGDSKYPKHLDRSHTDRNSSSPSTSNLDLPPFPTNSWIKVRDKELLLSKPSDAHNLVSSMDTVKDSVPFQNIGLLGNRDGLPFTGLMNARISKSKEAGFVEAQVFPTKSISDFPFDTEDLNIPWSDLIIKETIGAGSFGIVYRAEWNDSEVAVKILMEQDLHAERFKEFLREVAIMKRLRHPNIVLFMGAVTEPPNLSIVTEYLSRGSLYKLLHKPGAREALDEKRRLSMAFDVAKGMNYLHKRNPPIVHRDLKSPNLLVDRKYTVKVCDFGLSRLKANTFLSSKSAAGTPEWMAPEVLRDEPSNEKSDVYSFGVILWELATLQQPWGHLNPAQVVAAVAFKSKRLEIPHDTNPQVAAIIEACWTNEPWKRPSFSNIMESLRTLIKCPATTQPSRAEMSLLS, encoded by the exons ATGGGAATGCCTGGCAGACGATCGAATTATACTTTGTTAAGTCAAATTCCTGACGAATCACTGTACCAGCCACCTATATCTGCCGCAGGTGGAGGAGTAATGGTGCAGCAGCCGTCTTACTACGAGCCTCAATCTGGAGATAATAATAAACAGAAGATGGACAGGACTGCATTTGACTGGTATCCGATTGATCAGCGGATGATTCAAGCGCAGCCACCGCAAAACCGGATCGGAACGACGGTGTTTCCTTCGTCTTTTGGGTTGCAGAGGCAGTCTAGCGGGAGTAGCTTTGGTGAGAGCTCAATTTCTGGAGATTATTACGTTCCTTCTCTGTCGAACCCCGAGGTGACGTCGGGTAGCTTGAATGACGGTGGCGGCGAGTTCTGGGTGAAGGCGGTGGAGCTATCCGGTGGAGGTGGTGGAGAGTCGTCGTCTTCGAAGAGCTGGGCGCAGCAGACGGAGGAGAGTTACCAATTGCAACTGGTTCTAGCTCTTCGTCTCTCCTCAGAAGCTACCTGTGCTGATGACCCTAATTTCTTGGATCCTACTCCCGACGAATCCACATCACGCGCTTCCTCTTTCTCCGCTTCCGCTGAGGCCATTTCCCATCGGTTTTGG GTAAATGGCTGTTTATCATACTTTGATAAAGTTCCCGATGGATTTTACTCTATTCGTGGGATGGATCCCTATGTTTGGGCAGTGTGCTCTGATCTTCAGGAAAGTGGCCGTATGCCATCTCTTGAATCACTGAAATCTATTGATTTTGACAGTGTCTCTTCAGTTGAAGTGATTTCAGTTGATCGAAGAGGTGATCCCAGCTTAAGAGAGCTACAGAATCGGATTCATAACATGTCATCTAGTAGCATCACCCCCAAGGAAGTTGTTGACCATATTTCAAAGCTAGTTTGCAATCATATGGG GGGTGCTACTTCTAATGGCGAAGATGACTTAATATCCATATGGAAAGAGAGCAGCGATGACTTAAAAGATTGTTTGGGGTCAATTGTGCTCCCCATTGCTAGCCTGTCAGTTGGGCTATGTAGACATCGTGCGCTGCTATTCAAG GTTTTAGCTGATATTATTGGTTTACCATGCCGAATTGCAAAAGGATGCAAGTATTGTACCAGAGAAGATGCTTCCTCATGTCTTGTTCGATTTGGTCTTGATAG GGAATATCTTATTGATTTGGTTGAGAAACCAGGATGCTTATGTGAGCCTGATTCGCTGCTAAATGGTCCTTCCTCTATCTCAATTTCTTCACCATTACGCTTTCCACGATTCAGACAGGTGGAACCAACAATTGATTTCAGGTCACTGGCGAAACTGTATTTCTCAGACTTTCAGTCCCTCAATCTCGTGTTTGACGATTCTTTACCAG CTGGAACTGTTGTTGATGGAGACAACGGTGATTCCAAGTATCCCAAGCACTTAGACAGATCTCATACTGATAGAAACAGCTCTTCTCCCAGCACAAGTAATCTTGATTTGCCGCCATTTCCCACAAATTCGTGGATTAAGGTTCGTGACAAGGAACTATTGCTTTCCAAACCATCTGATGCCCATAATTTGGTGAGCTCCATGGACACCGTCAAAGACTCGGTTCCTTTCCAGAACATTGGTCTATTGGGGAATAGAGATGGTCTGCCATTTACTGGTTTGATGAATGCAAGAATAAGTAAAAGTAAAGAAGCAGGATTTGTTGAAGCACAAGTTTTTCCAACGAAATCTATTAGCGACTTCCCATTTGACACTGAAGATCTGAACATTCCCTGGAGTGATCTTATTATAAAGGAGACCATTGGGGCAG GTTCGTTTGGTATAGTTTATCGTGCTGAGTGGAATGATTCA GAAGTTGCCGTGAAAATACTCATGGAACAAGACTTGCATGCAGAGAGATTCAAGGAATTTTTACGAGAG GTGGCAATAATGAAAAGATTGCGTCATCCAAATATTGTGCTTTTTATGGGTGCTGTAACTGAGCCCCCAAACCTGTCCATAGTTACGGAATATTTATCAAG AGGTAGTTTATACAAACTTTTGCATAAACCTGGTGCAAGAGAAGCGTTGGATGAGAAACGGCGATTGAGTATGGCTTTTGATGTG GCAAAAGGGATGAACTATCTTCATAAACGCAATCCTCCCATTGTTCATCGAGACCTGAAATCTCCTAATCTTTTAGTTGACAGAAAGTACACAGTGAAG GTCTGTGATTTTGGTCTTTCAcgtctaaaagcaaatacattTCTTTCGTCAAAATCTGCCGCTGGGACT CCTGAGTGGATGGCACCTGAAGTTCTCCGTGATGAGCcatcaaatgaaaaatcagaTGTATACAGTTTTGGTGTGATCCTATGGGAGCTGGCAACATTGCAGCAACCCTGGGGCCACTTGAATCCAGCACAG GTTGTAGCAGCTGTTGCTTTTAAGTCAAAAAGGCTTGAAATTCCACATGATACAAATCCTCAAGTAGCAGCTATAATTGAAGCCTGCTGGACCAA TGAGCCATGGAAACGCCCCTCTTTTTCCAATATCATGGAATCTTTGAGAACATTGATCAAGTGTCCTGCAACTACACAGCCTAGTCGTGCAGAAATGTCGTTGCTTTCGTGA
- the LOC142548512 gene encoding trihelix transcription factor PTL-like, translating to MEEDQYGMPADLRQFISDRPFFPPPPELLPAHRSLTPSQHYETLMVQRGMHHEFPFDSTHSASVTAAGFSGFEIEATGVQIGGGDSAVAGGGESCTARWPRQETLTLLEIRSRLDPKFKEANQKGPLWDEVSRIMSEDHGYQRSGKKCREKFENLYKYYKKTKDGKAGRQHGKHYRFFRQLEALYGENSHSAASVSETHFNGGSFQYSFPNENTLSSYNQESYPGLKLSETTSLGLSNSSDSDADLSDDTGINVGINRNNGHDYDDDSPKKKKLRKGKNSWKAKIKDFIDSKMKKLMDKQESWMEKMLRTIEHKEQERMTREEEWRKQDAARIEREHKFWASERAWMEARDATLMSALQKLAGKESGASPHEDLTGRSENQNDKSSETRTNSAKRGDVWPESEITRLVHLRNGMEVKLRQNGIREEVMWDEISHKMACFGHDRTSLMCRNKWDSVNNYAMNKKRKENSRICGYNYQNNESICNPTGGAYSDTSEQGTDNPVSVNVNGNSPYNNSNGGIIATSDSCFRYFMGDGYGRIMD from the exons ATGGAGGAGGATCAATACGGGATGCCGGCTGATTTGCGCCAGTTCATCAGCGATAGACCTTTCTTCCCGCCGCCTCCGGAGCTGCTTCCTGCCCACAGGAGTTTGACCCCATCTCAACACTACGAAACGCTCATGGTTCAAAGAGGGATGCATCACGAGTTTCCTTTTGATTCTACCCACAGTGCCAGTGTCACTGCTGCTGGGTTTAGTGGGTTTGAGATCGAGGCAACTGGTGTACAGATTGGCGGCGGGGATTCAGCAGTAGCTGGAGGAGGAGAGAGCTGTACGGCGAGGTGGCCGAGACAAGAGACCCTTACTCTTCTTGAGATCAGATCGCGGCTTGATCCTAAGTTTAAGGAGGCAAATCAAAAGGGTCCGTTGTGGGACGAGGTTTCGAG GATAATGTCTGAAGACCATGGATATCAGAGGAGTGGCAAGAAATGCAGAGAGAAGTTCGAGAATTTGTACAAGTATTACAAAAAGACAAAAGATGGCAAAGCTGGAAGGCAACATGGGAAGCATTACAGGTTCTTTAGGCAACTTGAAGCTCTCTATGGAGAAAATAGCCACTCAGCAGCTTCAGTATCAGAAACCCATTTCAATGGTGGAAGTTTTCAGTACAGTTTTCCAAATGAGAACACTCTTTCATCTTATAATCAAGAATCTTATCCGGGTTTGAAGCTCTCAGAAACTACTAGCCTTGGTCTCTCAAATTCTTCTGATTCTGATGCAGATTTATCAGACGACACTGGTATAAATGTAGGGATCAATAGAAACAATGGTCatgattatgatgatgattCACCAAAGAAGAAGAAGCTGAGAAAGggaaagaacagttggaaggCCAAGATCAAAGATTTCATTGATTCAAAAATGAAGAAACTGATGGATAAACAAGAATCCTGGATGGAGAAAATGTTGAGGACAATTGAGCACAAGGAACAAGAGAGAATGACTCGAGAAGAGGAATGGAGGAAACAAGATGCAGCAAGAATTGAGAGAGAGCACAAGTTTTGGGCCAGTGAAAGGGCATGGATGGAAGCCCGCGATGCCACTTTAATGAGTGCTTTGCAAAAATTGGCAGGAAAAGAATCCGGGGCTTCTCCGCATGAAGACCTCACTGGCCGCAGCGAAAATCAAAACGATAAAAGTAGTGAAACGAGGACTAATTCTGCTAAACGCGGTGACGTTTGGCCCGAATCCGAGATCACTAGACTGGTTCATTTGAGAAATGGCATGGAAGTAAAGTTGCGGCAAAACGGGATCAGAGAGGAGGTTATGTGGGATGAGATATCACACAAAATGGCTTGTTTTGGTCATGACAGGACTAGCTTGATGTGCAGAAACAAGTGGGATAGCGtcaataattatgcaatgaacaAGAAAAGGAAAGAGAATTCAAGGATCTGCGGTTATAATTATCAGAATAATGAATCTATCTGCAATCCAACAGGAGGAGCTTACAGTGATACAAGCGAACAGGGGACTGATAATCCTGTCAGCGTAAATGTTAATGGGAATTCTCCATATAATAACAGTAATGGAGGAATCATCGCAACAAGCGATAGCTGCTTTAGGTACTTCATGGGGGATGGCTATGGGAGAATTATGGATTAA
- the LOC142548513 gene encoding pyruvate kinase 1, cytosolic: MHSSHLLLEEPIRMASILEPSKASFFPALAKIVGTLGPRSRSVEVISDCLKAGMSVARFDFSWGDAEYHKDTLENLKIAIKSTKKLCAVMLDTVGPELQVANKSEKAITLKGDEKVTLTPDQGQEASSEVLPINFTGLSKAVKKGDTIFMGQYLFTGSETTSVWLEVDEVQGDDVVCVIKNSATLSGSLFTLHASQIRIDLPTLSDNDKQVISSWGVQNKIDFLSLSYTRHAEDVREARNYLSKLGDLSQTQIFAKIENVEGLTHFDEILQEADGIILSRGNLGIDLPPEKVFLFQKSAVYKCNMAGKPAVVTRVVDSMTDNLRPTRAEATDVANAVLDGCDAILLGAETLRGLYPVETISTVGKICAEAEKVFNQDQYFKRTVKYVGEPMTHLESIASSAVRAALKVKASVIICFTSSGRAARLIAKYRPTMPVLSVVIPRLKTNQLKWSFSGAFEARQSLLVRGLFPLLADPRHPAESTSATNESVLKVALDHGKASGVIKSHDRVVVCQKVGDASVVKIIELED, encoded by the exons ATGCATTCGAGTCACTTGCTTCTAGAGGAGCCAATTCGGATGGCATCCATTCTCGAGCCATCAAAGGCT AGCTTCTTTCCGGCCTTGGCGAAGATCGTGGGGACGCTGGGACCACGCTCTCGATCCGTCGAAGTTATTTCCGATTGTCTGAAAGCTGGAATGTCAg TGGCTAGATTTGACTTTTCATGGGGAGATGCTGAGTATCATAAGGATACGCTGGAGAACTTGAAGATTGCTATTAAGAGCACTAAAAAACTCTGCGCT GTCATGCTGGATACTGTGGGCCCCGAGTTACAAGTTGCTAATAAAAGTGAGAAAGCTATAACACTTAAGGGTGATGAGAAGGTTACTCTGACTCCTGATCAAGGTCAAGAAGCATCATCTGAAGTGTTGCCTATCAACTTTACTGGGCTGTCTAAG GCCGTGAAGAAGGGAGACACCATTTTTATGGGGCAATACCTATTTACTGGAAGTGAAACAACTTCTGTTTGGCTGGAG GTGGATGAAGTACAAGGAGATGACGTGGTTTGTGTTATCAAGAATTCTGCAACCTTGTCGGGATCATTGTTTACATTGCATGCTTCTCAAATTCGTATAGACCTTCCTACTCTATCTGACAACGACAAGCAG gTTATCAGCTCGTGGGGTGTTCAGAATAAAATCGATTTTCTATCTTTGTCATATACACGTCATGCGGAGGATGTTCGCGAG GCTCGCAACTAtctatccaagcttggtgatcTTAGCCAGACTCAAATCTTTGCTAAAATTGAAAATGTAGAG GGTTTGACCCATTTCGATGAGATCCTACAGGAGGCAGATGGCATCATTCTTTCTCGCGGGAACCTTGGCATAGATCTCCCACCTGAAAAA gTGTTCTTATTTCAGAAGTCTGCTGTTTATAAATGTAACATGGCTGGAAAGCCTGCAGTTGTTACTCGGGTTGTTGATAGTATGACTGACAATCTCAGGCCCACTCGTGCTGAGGCAACTGATGTTGCTAATGCTGTTTTAGATG GATGTGATGCAATTCTTCTTGGTGCTGAGACCTTACGTGGACTGTACCCTGTTGAAACAATTTCTACCGTTGGCAAAATTTGTGCTGAG GCAGAAAAGGTATTCAATCAAGACCAATACTTCAAGAGAACTGTAAAATATGTCGGTGAACCCATGACGCACTTGGAATCCATTGCCTCCTCTGCG GTTCGTGCGGCCCTGAAAGTGAAGGCATCTGTTATAATATGCTTTACCTCTTCTGGAAGGGCAGCAAG GTTGATAGCAAAGTATAGGCCGACGATGCCTGTTTTATCAGTTGTTATCCCTCGGCTCAAGACAAATCAATTGAAGTGGAGTTTTAGTGGTGCATTTGAG GCAAGACAGTCACTCTTAGTTCGTGGTCTTTTTCCTCTGCTTGCTGATCCTCGACATCCT GCCGAGTCAACTAGCGCAACTAATGAATCAGTTCTGAAAGTCGCACTAGATCATGGAAAAGCATCGGGGGTGATCAAGTCACATGATCGAGTCGTGGTCTGCCAGAAAGTTGGGGATGCATCTGTAGTCAAGATTATAGAGCTTGAAGATTAA